In the Camelus bactrianus isolate YW-2024 breed Bactrian camel chromosome 17, ASM4877302v1, whole genome shotgun sequence genome, one interval contains:
- the PSMD6 gene encoding 26S proteasome non-ATPase regulatory subunit 6, giving the protein MPLENLEEEGLPKNPDLRIAQLRFLLSLPEHRGDAAVRDELMAAVRDNNMAPYYEALCKSLDWQMDVDLLNKMKKANEDELKRLDEELEDAEKNLGESEIRDAMMAKAEYLCRIGDKEGALTAFRKTYDKTVALGHRLDIVFYLLRIGLFYMDNDLITRNTEKAKSLIEEGGDWDRRNRLKVYQGLYCVAVRDFKQAAELFLDTVSTFTSYELMDYKTFVTYTVYVSMIALERPDLREKVIKGAEILEVLHRLPAVRQYLFSLYECRYAVFFQSLAVVEQEMKKDWLFAPHYRYYVREMRIHAYSQLLESYRSLTLGYMAEAFGVGVEFIDQELSRFIAAGRLHCKIDKVNEIVETNRPDSKNWQYQETIKKGDLLLNRVQKLSRVINM; this is encoded by the exons ATGCCGCTGGAGaacctggaggaggagggtctGCCCAAGAACCCGGACCTGCGCATCGCGCAGCTGCGCTTCCTGCTCAGCCTGCCGGAGCACCGCGGGGACGCGGCCGTGCGCGACGAGCTGATGGCAGCCGTCCGCGACAACA ATATGGCTCCTTATTACGAGGCCTTGTGCAAATCCCTTGACTGGCAGATGGACGTGGACTTGCTTAATAAAATGAAGAAGGCAAACGAAGACGAGTTGAAACGTTTGGACGAGGAGCTGGAAGATGCAGAGAAGAATCTGGGAGAGAGCGAAATCCGAGACGCCATGATGGCAAAGGCCGAGTACCTCTGCCGGATAGGCGACAAG GAGGGTGCTCTGACAGCCTTTCGCAAGACCTATGACAAAACCGTGGCCCTGGGTCACCGCCTGGATATTGTGTTCTACCTGCTCAGGATTGGCTTATTTTACATGGATAACGACCTCATCACGCGGAACACAGAAAAGGCCAAGAG TTTAATCGAGGAAGGAGGAGACTGGGACAGGAGAAACCGCCTCAAAGTGTATCAAGGGCTTTACTGTGTGGCGGTCCGTGACTTCAAACAGGCAGCTGAACTCTTCCTCGACACAGTGTCCACCTTTACGTCATATGAGCTCATGGATTACAAAACCTTCGTCACTTACACTGTGTACGTCAGCATGATTGCCTTAGAAAGACCGGACCTCAGGGAGAAG GTCATCAAAGGGGCCGAGATCCTGGAGGTGCTGCACCGGCTCCCAGCGGTGCGCCAGTACCTCTTCTCCCTCTACGAGTGCCGCTACGCCGTCTTCTTCCAGTCCCTAG CTGTCGTGGAGCAGGAAATGAAAAAGGACTGGCTTTTTGCTCCCCATTATCGATACTACGTAAGAGAAATGAGAATTCACGCGTACAGCCAGCTGCTGGAATCATACAGGTCCCTGACCCTGGGCTACATGGCAGAAGCCTTTGGTGTTGGCGTGGAATTCATTGATCA GGAACTCTCCAGATTCATCGCTGCAGGGAGGCTACACTGCAAAATAGATAAAGTGAACGAAATAGTGGAAACCAACAG ACCTGACAGCAAGAACTGGCAGTACCAAGAAACTATCAAGAAAGGAGATCTGCTTTTAAACAGAGTTCAGAAACTTTCCAGGGTAATTAATATGTAA